The following coding sequences lie in one Gouania willdenowi chromosome 5, fGouWil2.1, whole genome shotgun sequence genomic window:
- the ccdc71 gene encoding uncharacterized protein ccdc71 — protein MADAARGPVVRRPLTFVNEERKVVHSWCRISTAGNNVLLDALKIISPMSRDLSSTEELVTFLQELSAEGHRPTVLRSKDVYNYRSCTNQPLTEDMLRPSNKTPRSSAKRRGKKGPTRKKEVHPSWSTLDKRNPRIQGVPPHEQLVDHRATYCSKTPTNIIEMPPADWKPCYRLTNIEGLSGCHTAKLQIHTTWDPSSEAPLVAFSQKNHPPKISGIPSQPSQNGGGTPTKAVALFSQKSLSCPIRLDGALIGDSAPVFYGNGRVFSQTHTELTSKGWRSNGLHRDARGPKDVSEQRSRQRISRRDKNSFRGKVIKVDESLPVAVACRKAQKILQVNLSPVIQIHPLNHILRDLRYQIK, from the coding sequence ATGGCTGACGCAGCTCGGGGTCCGGTGGTCAGACGGCCATTGACTTTTGTCAATGAAGAGAGGAAGGTTGTTCACTCCTGGTGCCGGATCTCCACTGCAGGGAACAATGTTCTCCTGGACGCTCTTAAGATCATAAGTCCGATGTCCCGTGACTTATCGAGCACCGAAGAATTGGTAACCTTCTTGCAGGAGCTCAGTGCAGAGGGTCACAGGCCTACGGTGCTGCGCAGCAAGGATGTGTACAACTATCGCTCCTGCACCAACCAACCCCTGACGGAAGACATGCTGAGGCCATCAAACAAGACTCCGAGATCATCTGCCAAAAGGAGGGGAAAGAAGGGTCCGACCAGAAAGAAGGAGGTGCACCCTTCCTGGAGCACTTTGGACAAGAGGAACCCTCGGATTCAGGGAGTCCCCCCTCATGAGCAGCTGGTGGACCATCGCGCCACTTACTGCAGTAAGACGCCTACTAATATCATTGAAATGCCGCCAGCAGATTGGAAGCCGTGCTACAGACTGACCAACATTGAGGGTCTTTCAGGCTGCCACACAGCCAAACTCCAGATCCACACGACCTGGGACCCGTCCTCCGAGGCACCCTTGGTCGCATTTTCACAGAAAAATCACCCTCCGAAGATTTCAGGAATACCTTCTCAGCCTTCTCAGAATGGTGGTGGGACACCCACCAAAGCCGTGGCCTTGTTTAGCCAGAAGAGCCTGTCGTGCCCGATCCGATTAGACGGTGCCCTAATCGGAGATTCGGCGCCAGTCTTTTATGGGAACGGTCGAGTGTTCTCACAGACTCACACGGAGCTGACTAGTAAAGGATGGAGGAGCAACGGCCTCCACCGAGATGCCCGGGGCCCCAAAGATGTGAGCGAGCAGAGAAGCCGTCAAAGAATCAGCCGAAGGGACAAGAACAGTTTTCGGGGCAAAGTAATAAAGGTGGACGAGTCTCTGCCGGTAGCAGTCGCCTGCAGAAAGGCACAGAAGATTCTACAGGTCAACCTGTCTCCGGTCATTCAGATCCACCCTCTCAATCACATCCTGAGGGACTTAAGATACCAGATTAAGTGA